From the genome of Pseudomonas yamanorum, one region includes:
- a CDS encoding beta-galactosidase, whose protein sequence is MIRTLPAVFALLFAAPLLAAPAGQQTLFNFVRPADVVNVATQDASLPQYNAEQTPEGEVLRRITFNPAAEPSVVLSPQTGAWDWSQSGAMSLRIQSAMDWALTLYVKVQSNDGRTLFSRIDLPAGPAQTLLIPLQANSPLSQGMKAGPPMPITVDGQRVLLASSEGEIDRNQIVSVTLSMIKPNVAQSILLERFGVQDIEPVLKATYSDLVDAYGQSTRAKWPEKVSSDDQLRAAAVKEQQQLKGWLAERDKAYLDKYGGWNKGPAFDASGFFRTEKRDGRWYLVTPEGHPFYSLGVNTVAPDNSQTYVAGREWMFAALPKAGEPFDKYYGSGDSRSGNGADQGRSFNVGRWYDFYGANLQRTYGQPCVPPAPCAPEGFDQKRWVSHTLDRLQAWGFNTVGNWSAPQLATADRVPYTLPLSIVGDYASISTGTDWWGGMPDPFDPRFAMATERAVAIAARDHRDDPWLIGFFADNELAWAGPGDDAKSRYALAYGTLRMTTDVPAKRAFLKQLRDKYRNQDGLSKAWGIELPAWELMEDPGFVPPMPNPEHPEIEADFKYFQKTFADAYFKTISDALKWHAPNQLLLGGRYAVSTPESVASCAQYCDVLSFNMYTLKPQDGYDFAALRALDKPVLITEFNFGSADRGPFWGGVTQLAREEDRGTAYANFLKQAMTEPSIVGVHWFQYLDQPVTGRLLDGENGHFGLVGITDVPFQGFVDSVRKSNLAAVDQLGKEAEKAKAAAAVHIGEGGKPGRDGNAAGPGAGHSGGHSGKGH, encoded by the coding sequence ATGATTCGCACGCTGCCCGCTGTTTTTGCCTTGTTGTTTGCCGCGCCATTGCTGGCTGCGCCTGCCGGGCAACAAACCCTGTTCAACTTTGTACGGCCCGCCGATGTGGTCAATGTAGCGACCCAGGACGCCAGCCTGCCGCAATACAACGCCGAACAAACCCCTGAAGGCGAAGTGCTGCGCCGTATTACCTTCAACCCGGCGGCCGAACCAAGCGTGGTGCTCAGCCCGCAGACCGGTGCCTGGGACTGGTCGCAATCCGGTGCGATGAGCCTGCGTATCCAAAGCGCGATGGACTGGGCGCTGACCCTGTACGTCAAGGTGCAGAGCAATGACGGTCGGACCCTGTTCAGCCGTATCGACCTGCCAGCCGGCCCGGCGCAAACGCTGTTGATTCCGTTGCAAGCCAACTCGCCGCTGAGCCAGGGCATGAAGGCCGGCCCGCCGATGCCGATCACCGTCGATGGCCAGCGCGTGTTGCTGGCCAGCAGCGAAGGGGAGATCGACCGCAACCAGATCGTGTCGGTGACCCTGTCGATGATCAAGCCCAATGTCGCCCAAAGCATCCTGCTGGAGCGCTTTGGCGTGCAGGATATCGAGCCGGTACTCAAGGCCACCTACAGCGACCTGGTGGATGCCTATGGGCAGTCCACCCGTGCCAAGTGGCCGGAGAAAGTCAGCAGTGACGATCAGTTGCGGGCCGCAGCGGTCAAGGAGCAGCAACAGCTCAAGGGCTGGCTGGCCGAGCGCGACAAGGCGTACCTGGACAAGTACGGCGGCTGGAACAAGGGCCCGGCCTTTGACGCCAGCGGCTTCTTCCGCACCGAGAAGCGCGACGGGCGCTGGTACCTGGTGACACCGGAAGGCCATCCGTTCTACTCCCTGGGCGTCAACACCGTCGCCCCGGACAACAGCCAGACCTACGTCGCAGGCCGCGAATGGATGTTTGCCGCGCTGCCCAAGGCCGGCGAGCCTTTCGACAAATACTATGGAAGCGGCGACAGCCGCAGCGGCAATGGCGCGGATCAGGGGCGCAGCTTCAATGTTGGCCGCTGGTACGACTTCTATGGCGCCAACCTGCAACGTACCTATGGCCAGCCGTGCGTGCCGCCGGCACCCTGTGCGCCTGAAGGTTTCGACCAGAAACGCTGGGTCAGCCACACCCTCGACCGCCTGCAAGCCTGGGGCTTCAACACCGTCGGCAACTGGAGTGCGCCGCAGCTGGCGACCGCCGACCGTGTGCCTTACACCTTGCCACTGTCGATCGTCGGCGATTACGCGAGCATCAGCACCGGTACCGATTGGTGGGGCGGCATGCCCGATCCGTTCGACCCGCGTTTCGCCATGGCCACCGAGCGTGCGGTGGCGATTGCCGCCCGTGACCACCGTGACGACCCGTGGCTGATCGGCTTCTTTGCCGACAACGAACTGGCCTGGGCCGGTCCCGGTGATGATGCTAAATCCCGCTACGCCTTGGCCTACGGCACCCTGCGCATGACCACCGACGTGCCGGCCAAGCGTGCGTTTCTCAAGCAATTGCGTGACAAGTACCGCAATCAGGACGGCCTGTCCAAGGCCTGGGGCATCGAACTGCCCGCTTGGGAGTTGATGGAAGACCCGGGCTTCGTGCCGCCTATGCCAAACCCCGAGCACCCGGAAATCGAAGCGGACTTCAAGTACTTCCAGAAAACCTTTGCCGATGCCTACTTCAAGACCATCTCCGATGCACTGAAATGGCACGCGCCGAACCAACTGTTGCTGGGTGGCCGTTACGCCGTCAGCACCCCGGAATCAGTGGCGTCCTGCGCGCAGTATTGCGATGTGCTGAGTTTCAACATGTACACCCTCAAGCCACAGGATGGTTACGACTTTGCGGCCCTGCGGGCTTTGGACAAGCCGGTGCTGATCACCGAGTTCAACTTCGGTTCGGCGGACCGTGGCCCGTTCTGGGGCGGCGTGACGCAGTTGGCCCGGGAAGAGGATCGCGGGACTGCCTACGCCAACTTCCTCAAGCAGGCTATGACCGAGCCATCGATTGTTGGCGTGCACTGGTTCCAGTATCTGGACCAGCCGGTCACCGGTCGTCTGCTGGACGGCGAAAACGGCCACTTCGGCCTGGTGGGCATCACCGATGTGCCGTTCCAGGGTTTTGTCGACAGCGTGCGTAAAAGTAACCTGGCGGCGGTCGACCAGTTGGGCAAGGAGGCCGAAAAGGCCAAGGCGGCCGCTGCGGTCCACATCGGCGAAGGCGGTAAACCGGGGCGTGACGGCAATGCTGCCGGGCCGGGCGCAGGGCATTCCGGTGGGCATTCCGGCAAGGGTCATTGA
- the dinG gene encoding ATP-dependent DNA helicase DinG yields the protein MISTELKTTIQGAYSRFLEAKSLKPRYGQRLMIAEVAKVLGDIDTDDEGRRSGDPAVVAVEAGTGTGKTVAYSLAAIPTAKAAGKRLVIATATVALQEQIVYKDLPDLMRNSGLNFTFALAKGRGRYMCLSKLDVLLQEGHAQTATASLFEEEGFKIEVDEVSQKLFTSMIEKLAGNKWDGDRDSWPNALEDADWARLTTDHSQCTNRHCPNFGQCAFYKAREGMGKVDVIVTNHDMVLADLALGGGAVLPDPRDTLYVFDEGHHLPDKAIGHFAHYTRLRSTADWLETTAKNLTKLLAQHPLPGDLGKLIEQVPELAREIKTQQQFMFSACEQVADFKPGEDVEGRERPRHRFVGGLIPEHMREMGVELKKGFSRLTDLFTRLTDLLKEGMDGEVNIGIASNQAEEWYPLFGSLLSRSQGNWELWTAFTVEDPEDNPPMARWLTLSESGALFDIEVNASPILAAEMLRRNLWNVAYGALVTSATLTALGTFDRFRMRAGLPKKAVTAVVPSPFHHADAGVLRVPDLKADPRDAPAHTAAIIRDLPSLVEGSRGTLVLFSSRKQMQDVFDGLDRDWRKQVFIQGNLSKQETLNKHKARVDGGDSSVLFGLASFAEGVDLPGAYCEHVVIAKIPFSVPDDPVEAALAEWIEARGGNPFMEISVPDASLKLVQACGRLLRTEEDRGTITLLDRRLVTQRYGKAILNALPPFRREIS from the coding sequence ATGATCAGCACTGAACTCAAAACCACGATCCAGGGCGCCTACTCGCGTTTTCTCGAAGCCAAGAGCTTGAAACCGCGGTACGGCCAGCGCCTGATGATCGCCGAAGTTGCCAAGGTCCTCGGGGATATCGACACCGACGACGAAGGTCGGCGCAGTGGCGACCCCGCCGTGGTGGCCGTCGAGGCCGGCACCGGTACCGGTAAAACCGTGGCCTACAGCCTGGCGGCGATCCCCACCGCCAAGGCCGCCGGCAAGCGCCTGGTGATTGCCACCGCTACCGTCGCCCTGCAGGAGCAGATTGTCTACAAAGACCTGCCCGACCTGATGCGTAACAGCGGCCTGAACTTTACGTTCGCCCTGGCCAAGGGCCGTGGGCGCTATATGTGCCTGTCCAAGCTCGACGTGCTGTTGCAGGAAGGCCACGCGCAAACCGCTACTGCCTCGCTGTTCGAAGAAGAAGGCTTCAAGATCGAAGTCGATGAGGTCAGTCAGAAGCTGTTTACCAGCATGATCGAGAAACTCGCCGGCAATAAATGGGACGGCGACCGCGACAGCTGGCCCAATGCCCTGGAAGACGCCGACTGGGCGCGCCTGACCACCGACCACAGCCAGTGCACCAACCGTCATTGCCCCAACTTCGGCCAGTGCGCCTTCTACAAGGCCAGGGAAGGCATGGGCAAGGTCGACGTTATTGTCACCAACCATGACATGGTCCTTGCGGACCTGGCCCTGGGCGGCGGTGCCGTGCTGCCAGATCCGCGTGACACGCTCTACGTGTTCGACGAAGGCCATCACCTGCCCGACAAGGCCATCGGCCACTTCGCCCACTACACGCGCCTGCGCTCCACCGCCGATTGGCTGGAAACCACCGCCAAGAACCTTACCAAGTTGCTCGCCCAGCACCCGCTGCCCGGCGACCTGGGCAAGTTGATCGAGCAGGTTCCGGAGCTGGCGCGGGAGATCAAGACCCAGCAGCAATTCATGTTCAGCGCCTGTGAGCAGGTGGCAGACTTCAAGCCCGGCGAAGACGTGGAAGGCCGCGAACGGCCGCGCCATCGTTTCGTTGGCGGGCTGATCCCCGAGCACATGCGGGAAATGGGTGTCGAGCTGAAGAAGGGATTTTCACGCCTGACCGACTTGTTCACCCGCCTCACCGATCTGCTCAAGGAAGGCATGGACGGCGAGGTCAACATCGGTATCGCCAGCAACCAGGCCGAAGAATGGTACCCGCTGTTTGGCAGCCTGCTGTCCCGCTCCCAGGGCAACTGGGAGTTGTGGACCGCGTTTACCGTCGAAGACCCGGAAGACAACCCGCCCATGGCCCGTTGGCTGACTTTGTCGGAAAGCGGTGCGTTGTTTGATATCGAGGTCAACGCCAGCCCGATCCTGGCGGCGGAAATGCTCCGACGCAACCTGTGGAATGTGGCCTACGGTGCCTTGGTCACCTCGGCGACGCTGACGGCCCTGGGCACCTTCGACCGCTTCCGCATGCGCGCCGGGCTGCCGAAAAAGGCGGTCACCGCCGTGGTGCCAAGCCCGTTCCATCACGCCGACGCCGGTGTGCTGCGGGTGCCGGACCTCAAGGCCGACCCACGGGATGCGCCGGCCCACACGGCGGCGATCATTCGTGACCTGCCCTCGTTGGTAGAGGGGTCCCGGGGCACGCTGGTGTTGTTCTCGTCCCGCAAACAGATGCAGGACGTGTTCGACGGCCTCGACCGTGACTGGCGCAAGCAGGTGTTTATTCAGGGCAACCTGTCGAAACAGGAAACCCTGAACAAGCATAAGGCGCGGGTGGATGGCGGCGATTCCAGCGTCCTGTTCGGCCTCGCGAGTTTCGCTGAGGGTGTGGATTTGCCCGGCGCTTACTGCGAACACGTGGTGATCGCCAAGATCCCGTTCTCGGTACCGGATGATCCGGTGGAGGCCGCGTTGGCCGAATGGATCGAAGCCCGGGGCGGTAATCCGTTCATGGAGATCTCGGTGCCGGACGCCTCCTTGAAGCTGGTCCAGGCCTGCGGGCGCCTGCTGCGTACCGAAGAAGACCGCGGCACCATCACCTTGCTTGACCGGCGTCTGGTTACCCAGCGCTACGGGAAAGCTATCCTGAATGCTTTGCCGCCGTTTCGGCGGGAAATTTCTTAA
- a CDS encoding SEC-C metal-binding domain-containing protein — MTQQPHVHGPDCNHDHDHHDHDHGHVHGPNCGHAHQEPVRNALKDVGRNDPCPCGSEKKFKKCHGA; from the coding sequence ATGACTCAGCAACCCCATGTCCATGGTCCTGACTGCAACCACGATCACGATCACCATGATCACGACCACGGCCATGTCCACGGCCCGAACTGCGGCCACGCTCACCAGGAGCCGGTGCGCAACGCCTTGAAGGATGTGGGTCGTAACGACCCTTGCCCGTGCGGCAGCGAGAAGAAATTCAAGAAGTGCCACGGGGCTTGA
- a CDS encoding OmpA family protein: MSIMRTALPLVLLTGVLTGCAGLQKTDWPTCAAVGGVTGAAIGATQSSSYAGYGALLIGGMAGAYCWVHGDGDEDGDGVPDSRDKCPGTPKGVQVDANGCPPVPVAVVQEEVVVVKEETIVIRDVHFEFDSAKLTAADKTKLDVIATRLKKEAPSAQLRVSGHTDSVGKDAYNQKLSERRAHSVTDYLVSSGIPRSSFVSVTGAGESHPVADNKTADGRALNRRVEIQINR; this comes from the coding sequence ATGAGCATCATGCGGACAGCTCTACCCTTGGTTCTGCTAACCGGAGTATTGACAGGTTGCGCAGGCTTGCAAAAAACCGACTGGCCCACCTGCGCCGCGGTCGGCGGCGTGACCGGCGCGGCCATTGGTGCAACCCAAAGCTCTTCCTATGCAGGCTACGGCGCGTTGCTGATCGGCGGCATGGCAGGCGCCTATTGCTGGGTGCATGGCGATGGTGATGAAGACGGCGACGGCGTACCGGACAGCCGCGACAAGTGCCCTGGCACGCCAAAAGGCGTGCAGGTCGACGCCAATGGCTGCCCTCCGGTGCCGGTAGCGGTGGTTCAAGAGGAAGTGGTGGTGGTCAAGGAAGAAACCATCGTGATTCGTGACGTGCACTTCGAGTTCGACTCCGCGAAGCTCACGGCTGCCGACAAAACCAAGCTCGACGTCATTGCCACCCGCCTGAAAAAAGAGGCCCCGAGTGCGCAACTACGCGTCAGCGGGCATACCGACAGTGTCGGTAAAGATGCCTACAACCAGAAACTCTCTGAACGACGCGCTCATTCGGTGACCGACTACCTGGTCAGTTCCGGCATCCCGCGCAGCAGTTTCGTCTCCGTGACCGGCGCCGGTGAAAGCCATCCGGTGGCGGATAACAAAACCGCTGACGGTCGTGCGCTAAACCGCCGTGTGGAAATCCAGATCAACCGCTGA
- a CDS encoding YchJ family protein gives MSTSICPCGSGNLLDACCGHYHAGHPAPCAEALMRSRYSAYVLGLVDYLVATTLPAQQAGLDTDAIGAWSAQSTWLGLSVESSEVFGGQPEHAFVTFTARWHDSTGEHSHRERSSFVQTNEHWYFIDPTVDVKAGRNDACVCGSGQKFKKCCSGYL, from the coding sequence ATGAGTACATCCATTTGCCCCTGCGGCAGTGGCAACCTGCTGGATGCCTGCTGCGGCCATTATCACGCCGGCCACCCGGCACCCTGCGCCGAAGCGTTGATGCGCTCGCGCTACAGCGCCTATGTGCTGGGCCTGGTGGACTACCTGGTGGCGACCACCCTGCCCGCGCAACAAGCCGGGTTGGACACAGATGCCATCGGCGCCTGGAGCGCCCAAAGCACCTGGCTGGGCCTTTCAGTGGAAAGCTCCGAGGTGTTCGGCGGCCAGCCGGAACACGCCTTCGTGACCTTTACCGCACGCTGGCACGACAGCACTGGCGAACACAGCCACCGGGAGCGCTCATCTTTCGTACAGACCAATGAGCACTGGTACTTTATCGACCCGACAGTGGACGTGAAGGCTGGGCGCAATGACGCCTGCGTGTGTGGCAGCGGGCAGAAATTCAAGAAGTGCTGTTCGGGCTACCTCTGA
- a CDS encoding DUF1145 domain-containing protein translates to MKVFWGLGKCLTLLFWAVVVVNLFTPLINPFHLLVNLAGSLLLLTHILELLLFNGSVKSRAHPWRDRLQILLVGMFHVQSFSTPTPTNDVNKEANHA, encoded by the coding sequence ATGAAGGTGTTTTGGGGGCTGGGGAAGTGTTTGACGTTGCTGTTTTGGGCCGTGGTGGTGGTCAATCTGTTCACACCGCTGATCAACCCTTTCCACCTGTTGGTCAATCTGGCCGGCAGCCTATTGTTGTTGACCCATATTCTAGAGCTGCTGTTGTTCAACGGCAGTGTGAAATCCCGTGCCCATCCCTGGCGTGACCGCTTGCAGATCCTGCTGGTGGGTATGTTCCATGTGCAGAGCTTTTCGACGCCGACACCGACTAATGATGTAAACAAGGAGGCCAATCATGCGTAA
- a CDS encoding serine hydrolase domain-containing protein: protein MQIQGHYELQFEAVREAFAALFDDPQERGAALCIQIGGETVVDLWAGTADKDGAEAWHSDTIANLFSCTKTFTAVTALQLVAEGKLQLDAPVAKYWPEFAAAGKEAITLRHLLCHQAGLPALRETLPAEALYDWQMMVDALAAEAPWWNLGEGHGYAAITYGWLVGELLRRADGRGPGESIVARVARPLGLDFHVGLADEEFHRVAHIARGKGNLGDEAAQRLLQVTMREPMAMTTRAFTNPPSILTSTNKPEWRRMQQPAANGHGNARSLAGFYSGLLDGSLLEADMLEELTREHSIGPDKTLLTQTRFGLGCMLDQPQVPNATFGLGPRAFGHPGAGGSVGFADPEHDVAFGFVTNTLGPYVLMDPRAQKLVRILAGCL from the coding sequence GTGCAGATTCAGGGTCATTACGAGCTTCAATTCGAAGCGGTGCGTGAAGCCTTCGCCGCGCTGTTCGACGACCCTCAGGAGCGTGGCGCCGCGTTGTGCATTCAGATTGGCGGCGAAACCGTTGTCGACCTGTGGGCCGGTACCGCCGACAAGGACGGTGCCGAGGCCTGGCACAGCGACACCATCGCCAACCTGTTCTCCTGCACCAAGACCTTTACGGCCGTCACGGCGCTGCAACTGGTAGCAGAAGGCAAGCTGCAGCTTGATGCGCCGGTCGCCAAATACTGGCCGGAATTTGCTGCAGCCGGCAAAGAAGCCATCACCCTGCGCCATCTGCTCTGCCACCAGGCCGGGCTACCGGCCCTGCGTGAAACGCTGCCTGCCGAAGCGCTGTACGACTGGCAAATGATGGTCGACGCCCTCGCCGCCGAAGCGCCGTGGTGGAATCTCGGAGAAGGCCATGGCTATGCGGCGATTACCTACGGCTGGCTGGTGGGCGAGCTGCTGCGTCGCGCCGACGGTCGTGGGCCGGGTGAGTCCATCGTGGCCCGGGTTGCGCGGCCATTGGGCCTGGACTTTCATGTAGGCCTGGCAGACGAAGAATTTCATCGAGTTGCCCATATAGCTCGAGGCAAGGGCAATTTAGGCGATGAGGCGGCACAGCGTTTACTTCAAGTAACGATGCGCGAGCCGATGGCGATGACTACCCGTGCATTTACCAATCCGCCGTCTATTCTGACCAGCACTAATAAACCCGAATGGCGGCGCATGCAGCAGCCAGCGGCAAATGGTCACGGTAATGCACGAAGTCTGGCGGGTTTTTATAGTGGGCTGCTCGACGGTAGTTTGCTGGAAGCGGACATGCTTGAAGAGTTGACCCGTGAACACAGTATCGGCCCGGATAAAACCTTATTGACACAAACCCGGTTCGGGTTGGGTTGCATGTTGGATCAACCGCAAGTACCAAACGCCACGTTCGGCCTTGGCCCACGGGCCTTTGGGCATCCGGGGGCAGGGGGCTCGGTGGGGTTTGCTGATCCGGAACATGATGTAGCCTTTGGTTTTGTGACCAATACATTGGGGCCTTATGTACTTATGGACCCGCGGGCGCAAAAGTTGGTAAGAATATTGGCCGGTTGTCTGTAA
- a CDS encoding CopD family protein has translation MTVFSFAYTLHVLAALIWVGGMFFAWMILRPAAMAALDGPARLKLWVNVFQRFFVWVWVAVLVLPISGVGLLQLRFNGFETAPRYVQVMMGLYVVMTALFIRIQALKLPELRTAVAAEDWPAGAAALGQIRKLVGINLMVGLVLVAIASARPMF, from the coding sequence ATGACCGTCTTTAGCTTCGCTTACACGCTGCATGTACTGGCTGCCCTGATCTGGGTCGGCGGTATGTTTTTCGCCTGGATGATCCTGCGCCCCGCCGCCATGGCTGCGCTGGACGGGCCTGCCCGGCTGAAACTCTGGGTAAATGTGTTTCAACGTTTTTTCGTGTGGGTGTGGGTCGCGGTGCTGGTCTTGCCGATCAGCGGTGTCGGCCTGCTGCAACTGCGCTTCAACGGGTTTGAGACCGCGCCGCGTTATGTGCAGGTCATGATGGGGTTGTATGTGGTGATGACGGCGCTGTTTATCCGGATTCAGGCGCTGAAGTTGCCGGAGCTGCGCACGGCGGTGGCGGCTGAGGATTGGCCGGCCGGGGCGGCGGCGTTGGGGCAGATTCGTAAATTGGTGGGGATTAATTTGATGGTGGGGTTGGTGCTGGTGGCGATCGCTTCGGCACGGCCAATGTTCTGA
- a CDS encoding DUF6231 family protein produces the protein MTAGISSRTPQQALAALLDLHAPKRLLLLGASQFPALDAFKEAHPDTVVSFAEPGPLPADLAAQRFDLALVVDCLEHLSKPAGLTLLGGIRNLNASRIAVLVDLVACHWKDTDFFSLALQASERFQRDDQVLTLFTYDLLDYKQVPDWLNARFWANPQNFGKYWW, from the coding sequence ATGACTGCCGGTATTTCTTCCCGTACACCCCAGCAAGCGCTCGCCGCGCTGCTTGATCTTCACGCGCCCAAACGCCTGCTGTTATTGGGCGCCAGCCAGTTCCCGGCGCTGGATGCCTTTAAGGAAGCGCACCCGGATACCGTGGTGTCCTTCGCCGAGCCCGGCCCCTTGCCCGCCGACCTCGCGGCCCAGCGTTTTGACCTGGCGCTGGTGGTCGACTGCCTGGAACACCTGTCAAAACCTGCGGGCCTGACCTTGCTGGGGGGCATTCGCAACCTCAATGCCAGCCGCATTGCAGTGTTGGTGGACCTTGTCGCCTGCCACTGGAAAGACACCGACTTCTTCTCCCTGGCCCTGCAAGCCAGCGAACGCTTCCAGCGCGACGATCAGGTTTTGACGCTGTTTACCTATGATCTGCTTGACTATAAACAGGTGCCGGATTGGCTGAACGCCCGCTTCTGGGCCAACCCGCAAAACTTTGGAAAGTATTGGTGGTAA
- a CDS encoding LEA type 2 family protein, with product MVSKARVFRTYSLLLALTLGLSGCASWFADDAPAPEVRLVKVDPVRVKLLEQKFKLYFRVDNRDDNDLTVRGLVYKVSLGPLLLTEGESNEWLTVPPHSHAFFRVSVRTNLWPQIRDVVDMLKNPREPVPYRLEGELKTGLFIGNDVQVMRNGEIIPGDSIPERHR from the coding sequence ATGGTTTCTAAGGCGCGGGTATTCAGGACATACAGCCTTCTACTGGCATTGACGCTAGGGCTCTCTGGCTGTGCATCGTGGTTCGCCGACGACGCGCCCGCCCCCGAGGTGCGGCTGGTCAAGGTCGACCCAGTGCGGGTCAAATTGCTGGAGCAGAAGTTCAAGCTGTATTTCCGTGTGGATAACCGCGACGACAACGATCTGACCGTACGCGGCCTGGTGTACAAGGTCAGCCTGGGTCCCCTGCTGCTGACCGAAGGTGAGTCCAACGAATGGCTGACCGTACCGCCCCACAGCCACGCTTTCTTCCGGGTATCGGTGCGCACCAACCTGTGGCCACAAATCCGCGATGTGGTCGACATGCTGAAAAATCCGCGCGAGCCCGTGCCCTATCGCCTTGAAGGCGAGTTGAAAACCGGTTTATTTATCGGGAACGACGTGCAGGTGATGCGCAATGGCGAGATAATCCCCGGCGATTCTATTCCGGAGCGACATCGATGA
- a CDS encoding ATP-binding protein, whose protein sequence is MKLLPRSLFGRLVLILVSGMLAAQALTSSIWYDMRHGQVLEIPSRLIATRLADVVRLVHSDPAQADGLIKLLDTPGFRLTLSDQASEVTSRISDSDQATERLLNKVLSEKTGYTQNLHLLSLKLLDAEGQHAGLSTLLSSKPVVGQFLIDLRLPDGRWLQVQATEEQGWTSTSPMDLLFDYVMRIYLLRVLVLVIIALVAVRLAIRPLNALAKAAEALGRDIQRPPLALDGPTEVRRAAQAFNAMQQRLIANIAERTRFLAAISHDLRSPITRLRLRTEMLDDNRTKERFRSDLEEMEHMVSSTLDFVSSGEINEKRQNIDINALLQSLQADLQDVGETVTIEGRAKQPLPGYARSLKRCVQNLLENAVRYGREVVVRVEDKADSLKIVISDRGPGIPQEQLEQVMEPFYRVEGSRNVETGGYGLGLSIAHTIASAHDGRLSLSNREGGGLEVVLQFQRKSPS, encoded by the coding sequence GTGAAACTGCTGCCGCGTTCGCTGTTTGGCCGGCTGGTGCTGATCCTGGTCAGTGGCATGCTCGCGGCCCAGGCCCTGACCAGCAGCATCTGGTACGACATGCGCCACGGCCAGGTCCTGGAAATCCCCAGCCGGCTGATCGCCACACGGCTGGCGGACGTGGTGCGGCTGGTGCACAGCGATCCGGCGCAGGCTGATGGGCTGATCAAGCTGCTCGATACACCGGGCTTTCGCCTGACCCTGAGTGACCAGGCCAGTGAGGTGACAAGCCGCATCAGCGACAGCGACCAAGCCACCGAGCGCTTGCTGAATAAAGTGCTGTCGGAGAAAACCGGCTACACCCAGAACCTGCATCTGTTGAGTCTCAAGTTGCTGGATGCCGAGGGCCAGCATGCCGGGTTGTCGACCCTGCTCAGCTCCAAGCCTGTGGTGGGGCAATTCCTGATTGACCTGCGTTTGCCGGACGGGCGCTGGCTGCAGGTGCAGGCCACCGAGGAACAAGGCTGGACCAGTACTTCGCCGATGGACTTGCTGTTCGATTACGTGATGCGTATTTATCTGTTGCGGGTGTTGGTGCTGGTGATTATTGCCTTGGTGGCGGTGCGCCTGGCCATTCGCCCGCTCAATGCCCTGGCCAAGGCTGCCGAGGCGTTGGGCCGGGATATCCAACGGCCACCGTTGGCCCTCGATGGGCCTACCGAAGTACGCCGCGCTGCTCAGGCGTTCAATGCCATGCAACAGCGGCTGATCGCCAATATCGCCGAACGTACGCGCTTCCTTGCGGCGATTTCCCACGACCTGCGTTCACCCATCACACGCCTGAGGTTGCGTACGGAAATGCTCGACGACAACCGCACCAAGGAGCGGTTTCGCAGCGACCTCGAAGAAATGGAGCACATGGTTTCCAGCACCCTGGATTTTGTCAGCAGCGGCGAAATCAACGAGAAGCGCCAGAACATCGACATCAACGCCTTGCTGCAAAGCTTGCAGGCCGATCTTCAGGATGTGGGTGAGACGGTCACGATAGAAGGGCGGGCCAAACAGCCGCTGCCTGGATATGCCCGAAGCCTTAAGCGTTGTGTGCAAAACCTTCTGGAGAACGCAGTGCGTTATGGCCGCGAAGTCGTGGTCCGGGTTGAAGACAAGGCAGATAGCTTGAAGATTGTCATCAGCGACCGTGGGCCGGGGATTCCCCAGGAACAGCTGGAACAGGTGATGGAGCCGTTTTACCGGGTGGAAGGTTCACGCAATGTGGAAACCGGCGGGTACGGGCTTGGGTTAAGCATCGCGCATACGATTGCCAGTGCCCATGACGGGCGGTTGAGCTTGAGCAATCGGGAAGGAGGGGGATTGGAGGTGGTGTTGCAGTTTCAACGCAAATCCCCAAGTTGA